Within Candidatus Fusobacterium pullicola, the genomic segment GATAGGAATAGGAATACCTGGACCAGTTATAAATCAAAGTGTTGTAGCTTTCTTTGCTAATTTCTCATGGGGTGAAGATATAAATATTAAATCTATGATGGAGAGAATATCTGGAGTAGAGACAAGACTTGATAATGATGTTAATATAATAGCATTAGGAGAGGCTAAATATGGAGCTGCTAGAGGAAGTAGAACAAGTGTAACTGTAGCATTAGGAACTGGAGTAGGTGGAGGAATCTATATAGATGGAAAACTTATCTCTGGATTTATGGGTGCAGGTGGAGAGATTGGACATATGAAGATAGTAAGAGATGGAAAACTTTGTGGATGTGGACAAAAAGGGTGCTTTGAAGCCTATGCTTCAGCTACAGGACTTATAAGAGAGGCTGTATCAAGACTTATGGTAAATAAGCAAAACCTACTTTATACTATGATAGAAGGGAAATTAGATGTATTAGAAGCAAAGGACATATTTGATGCAGCAAAAGAGGAAGACAAATTCTCATTAGATTTAGTGGACTATGAGGCTGAATATCTAGCTATGGGAATAGGAAATATCTTAAATATAATCAATCCAGAGAGAATAGTTCTTGGTGGAGGAGTGGCTATGGCTGGAGATATACTTATGGTACCTATGAAAGAGAAATTA encodes:
- a CDS encoding ROK family protein, with product MNYYVGIDLGGTNTKIGILNIDGEIFKSTVIKTLSLEGAERTLTRIWEATKGLAEELKIDVCDIKGIGIGIPGPVINQSVVAFFANFSWGEDINIKSMMERISGVETRLDNDVNIIALGEAKYGAARGSRTSVTVALGTGVGGGIYIDGKLISGFMGAGGEIGHMKIVRDGKLCGCGQKGCFEAYASATGLIREAVSRLMVNKQNLLYTMIEGKLDVLEAKDIFDAAKEEDKFSLDLVDYEAEYLAMGIGNILNIINPERIVLGGGVAMAGDILMVPMKEKLKKYALPVALKNIDIVQGVLGNEAGIKGAVGLFN